Proteins encoded within one genomic window of Candidatus Krumholzibacteriota bacterium:
- a CDS encoding 30S ribosomal protein S12 codes for MPTINQLIRKGRKKIRKKTSAPALQACPQKRGVCTRVYTSTPKKPNSAIRKVARVRLTNGYEVTAYIPGEGHNLQEHSIVLIRGGRVKDLPGVRYHIIRGTLDTSGVDGRTKSRSKYGVKRPKKTTAS; via the coding sequence GTGCCGACTATAAACCAGTTGATCCGGAAGGGCCGCAAGAAGATCAGGAAAAAGACGAGCGCGCCCGCACTGCAGGCCTGCCCGCAGAAACGCGGCGTATGCACGCGCGTCTACACGTCGACGCCCAAGAAGCCGAACTCGGCGATCCGCAAGGTCGCCCGTGTGCGGCTCACCAACGGATACGAGGTCACCGCCTATATTCCCGGCGAGGGACACAATCTCCAGGAGCACTCGATCGTCCTCATCAGGGGCGGCCGCGTGAAGGATCTGCCGGGCGTCCGTTATCATATCATCAGGGGCACGCTCGATACGAGCGGCGTCGACGGCCGGACCAAGAGCCGTTCCAAGTACGGCGTGAAGCGCCCGAAAAAGACGACCGCGTCGTGA